Proteins encoded within one genomic window of Polypterus senegalus isolate Bchr_013 chromosome 6, ASM1683550v1, whole genome shotgun sequence:
- the necap2 gene encoding adaptin ear-binding coat-associated protein 2, translated as MYFCLQRAAEWKLDQPAWSGRMRITAKGNIAYIKLEDKTSGELFAQAPVEQYPGISVESVVDSSRYFVIRIQDGTGRHAFIGIGFADRGDSFDFNVALQDHFKWVKQEGEIAKQAQTGPDTGPKLDLGFKDGQTIKINIGNIKKKDMPTGAVKSRPTGSGLLPPPPGSKGGVTPPTLIQPPLLTPPPVLQSGQNSNTDLLFDLSAPAPINSGASGDLWGDFAAAPNSEKRVSQGSEWVQF; from the exons ATGTATTTTTGTCTCCAAAGAGCTGCAGAATGGAAACTCGATCAACCAGCTTGGAGTGGGCGAATGAGAATTACAGCTAAAGGGAACATAGCTTACATTAAGCTGGAAGATAAAACATCAG GGGAGCTTTTTGCCCAGGCTCCTGTCGAGCAGTACCCAGGAATTTCTGTTGAGAGTGTCGTTGACTCCAGTcgatattttgtaattcgtatccAGGATGGGACTG GGAGACATGCCTTTATTGGAATTGGATTTGCAGACCGTGGAGATTCCTTTGATTTTAATGTAGCCCTTCAAGATCATTTCAA atgGGTGAAACAAGAAGGGGAAATTGCTAAGCAAGCACAGACTGGTCCGGATACAGGACCAAAATTGGATTTAGGGTTCAAGGATGGTCAGACCATCAAAATTAACATTGGG aatataaagaaaaaggaCATGCCTACTGGAGCAGTAAAATCACGTCCAACTGGGAGTGGCCTCTTGCCACCTCCACCAGGAAGCAAGGGAGGAGTAACCCCTCCAACACTCATCCAGCCTCCCTTGCTTACACCACCTCCTGTATTGCAGTCAGGACAGAACTCTAATACTg ACTTGCTGTTTGACCTCAGTGCCCCAGCTCCTATAAACAGTGGAGCATCTGGTGATCTATGGGGAGACTTTGCTGCTGCACCAAA